The stretch of DNA AAAAGTAGAATTGAAAGGAGTAACCAACAACAAACAAGGAATTGGAAGTCATGTTGAAGTAAAGGTAGATGGGCGGACTTTTATGCGAGAGATTGATGGAGGCAGCAGTCATGCTTCTCAAAATAGTACGATTGCTCATTTTGGTTTGGGAAATTACGAAATGATTGACGAATTGAAAGTGCGTTGGTTGGGTGGAGCAGAACAGGTCTTTACCAATATTGCAGCCAATCAAACGGTTATTATACGAGAAGGAGAAATGACTGCTATTGAAGAACATACGTCTTCTTTATTGCAGTTGACCAGCCAACCAAATCCATTCAAAGAAAGTACACTTATCAGCTATTCCCTGCCAAAATCTTCAAAAGTTTCTTTGGCTATTTACGATGTAACAGGTCGTTTGATTCACCAAATAGCAGAAAACGAACAGGCTGTGGGTAAACAAATGTTTGATTGGCAACCTTCTGCAAAATTAGCTGCGGGTATTTACTTTTGCCAACTGATTACTGATTTTGGAATGGCTTCCCATCGTTTAATCGTAGAATAGTGCTTATCAATAAAATTGTGAGTCTATTAAAAACGACTTTTGAAGTTTATTCTTGAAGATATTGGGATGTTTGAAAATCACTATGCTTTCAAAAGAAAACTTCAAAAGTTTCATTTCATTCCACCAAAATCTTCAATGAACAAAATCATATATCAGCCTCCCGCATAAGGCGGCAACAAAGCAACTTCATCTCCATCTTTCAATACAAAATCATCATCATGCACAATTTCTTGATTGACTGCAATGTGGTGTGTATATGATGCCAGTTTTGGATATAGATTAAGAAGTTGTTTTCTTAGTAAGCCTATCTGCTGAATATCCTGAACAGCAATCATTTTTGTTTGGGCAACATCGGTGAGAACGCCCCAAAATAATACGTTTACTTTCATTTTTTTATGTTGAAGTGTTCGTGTGTTAATGTTTGAGTTTGATTGTGGTTTTCGCAATTTAATTTTGATTTGAAAAATACTGCTTTTCTGTTTCAAAATCCAAGAATGGATATTGGATTTCCAAAACTTCAATTAACTTCAATTGTCGCTGCAAAAAAAACAAATGAGCCTGGCTTTTTGGATTTCGAGGACGGTGATTTTTGGCATTCAAAATCTTCTCTATTTTCCCCTTCAATTTCTCTGTAGCATCATCAAAATATACCGTTTGAAACTTTTCCCAAATATAGTCAATTGCAGTGGTATTGGGATGCAACATATCTGACTCATAGAAGCGGTAATCTCGCAAATCGTCCATCATAATTTCATAAGCAGGAAAATAATGTGTATTTTCTATCTTTTGCTTCAATTCATGTATTGCCACCAAAAGTGTCGATTTACTCAACTGATTGTCAATCGCTCCGTTTTTCCAGTGGCGAATAGGACTTAGCGTAAAAATGGTTTGCAATTTTGGGTTTACCTCTTGAATTTGCTGCAATGTAGGTACAAGCGTATCAACGATGTCTTTTACCGATACTTGATAATGGTCGAATTGTTTTTGGGGAATCTTGTGGCAATTTGCTACTATTTGCCCCGATTCTTTCCATTT from Chitinophagales bacterium encodes:
- a CDS encoding MoaD/ThiS family protein, translated to MKVNVLFWGVLTDVAQTKMIAVQDIQQIGLLRKQLLNLYPKLASYTHHIAVNQEIVHDDDFVLKDGDEVALLPPYAGG
- a CDS encoding GSCFA domain-containing protein, with translation MEFRTSIQVIPSPHKITYQNKCLFIGSCFTENIGNQMQSLKFPAMVNPFGILYNPMSLNACLQSLLAEKPFTINDLHYFNEQWHSWKHHGKFSNTDQNQCLQRINQELKRATDFLKQTDYLILTFGTSFVYKWKESGQIVANCHKIPQKQFDHYQVSVKDIVDTLVPTLQQIQEVNPKLQTIFTLSPIRHWKNGAIDNQLSKSTLLVAIHELKQKIENTHYFPAYEIMMDDLRDYRFYESDMLHPNTTAIDYIWEKFQTVYFDDATEKLKGKIEKILNAKNHRPRNPKSQAHLFFLQRQLKLIEVLEIQYPFLDFETEKQYFSNQN